One window from the genome of Diorhabda sublineata isolate icDioSubl1.1 chromosome 10, icDioSubl1.1, whole genome shotgun sequence encodes:
- the LOC130449520 gene encoding uncharacterized protein LOC130449520: MPSLSSPTQSMDTVYPEPMSRLNRRVIPKKRRGGSHRYRTQPVTFSEIQEVDEENVAEETIPDSSTSKSELSLIMNRKFEEFKKTRDIDFILSDKIEEITDASNQVSSNPKASVPLKTCRSIGRLPSRPSF, encoded by the exons atgcCATCGTTGTCATCACCCACGCAAT CTATGGACACTGTTTATCCAGAACCTATGTCAAGATTAAATAGGCGAGTCATCCCGAAGAAGAGGAGAGGTGGTTCCCATAGATATCGTACTCAACCAGTAACGTTTTCAGAAATTCAG GAAGTTGATGAAGAAAACGTAGCGGAAGAAACCATCCCGGACTCATCGACATCAAAATCCGAATTGAGTTTGATAATGAATAGGAAGtttgaagaatttaaaaaaactagagACATTGATTTCATATTAAGTGATAAAATCGAAGAAATAACAGATGCTTCAAATCAAGTTTCAAGTAATCCAAAAGCTAGTGTACCTTTAAAAACATGCAGATCAATAGGTAGGCTGCCTTCGCGGCCATCTTTTTAA